One Aegilops tauschii subsp. strangulata cultivar AL8/78 chromosome 7, Aet v6.0, whole genome shotgun sequence genomic window carries:
- the LOC109749852 gene encoding probable beta-1,4-xylosyltransferase IRX14 has protein sequence MMKQLLPQSQLRRSAAASAARSSVSGVEGAGGPDGVGAGAGAGGRTASSSTFWFLLHALCCLISLFLGFRFSRLLFFLLFSSSALYAATSNNKSAVLRAITTTTTTTTTTTTTTNTFTLSFAAAGNPPPSNPDNLTAAALEEAAGSTQSHVVVGRHGIRIRPWPHPDPVEVMRAHRIMERVQEEQRRWYGVREPRQVLVVTPTYSRAFQALHLTGLLHSLRNVPYPLTWIVVEAGGVTNATASMLARSSLTFVHVPFPEKMPLEWADRHATENRMRLHALRVIRERKMDGVVVFADDSNVHSMELFDEVQKVQWMAAVSVGILAHTGTAEQPRLTEEDKKNMPLPVQGPACNSSGHLAGWHTFNTLPFSGKTATVVGEAAPVLPKGLEWAGFVMNSRMLWKEAEGKPDWVKDLDAVGENGEEIENPLTLLNDASYVEPLGNCGKKVLLWWLRVEARADSKFPQGWVIEPPLEVVVPAKRTPWPETTMDVSSEMLDAKQEQEDRQLPRTNNRSARPRSTTTKRKGDVHN, from the exons ATGATGAAGCAGCTGCTGCCGCAGAGCCAGCTGCGGcgctcggcggcggcgtcggcggcgcgCTCCTCCGTCAGCGGGGTCGAGGGCGCGGGGGGCCCCGACGGCGTCGGCGCGGGCGCCGGGGCGGGCGGGCGgacggcctcctcctccaccttcTGGTTCCTGCTGCACGCGCTCTGCTGCCTCATCTCGCTCTTCCTCGGCTTCCGCTTCTCCAGGCTCCTCTTCTTCCTGCTCTTCTCCAGCAGCGCGCTCTACGCCGCCACCTCCAACAACAAGTCGGCCGTGCTCCGCgccatcaccaccaccaccaccaccaccaccaccacgaccaccaccaccaacacCTTCACCCTCTCCTTCGCCGCCGCGGGCAACCCGCCCCCGTCCAACCCGGacaacctcaccgccgccgcgctCGAGGAGGCCGCCGGGAGCACGCAGAGCCACGTGGTGGTCGGCCGCCACGGGATTCGGATCCGCCCCTGGCCGCACCCCGACCCCGTCGAGGTCATGCGCGCGCACCGGATCATGGAGCGCGTGCAGGAGGAGCAGCGCCGCTGGTACGGCGTCAGGGAGCCGCGCCAGGTGCTCGTCGTCACCCCGACCTACTCGCGCGCCTTCCAGGCGCTCCACCTCACCGGCCTCCTCCACTCGCTCCGCAACGTGCCCTACCCGCTCACCTGGATCGTCGTCGAGGCCGGCGGCGTCACCAACGCCACCGCCTCCATGCTCGCGCGCTCCAGCCTCACCTTCGTCCACGTCCCCTTCCCGGAAAAAATGCCCCTCGAATGGGCCGACCGCCACGCCACTGAGAACCGCATGCGCCTCCACGCCCTACG GGTGATCCGGGAGAGGAAGATGGACGGTGTGGTTGTGTTTGCGGATGACAGCAACGTGCATAGCATGGAGCTGTTCGATGAGGTGCAGAAGGTCCAGTGGATGGCCGCGGTGTCTGTGGGTATCCTTGCGCACACCGGAACAGCAGAGCAGCCACGCCTTACCGAAGAGGACAAGAAGAACATGCCTCTTCCAGTCCAGGGCCCTGCCTGCAACTCTTCCGGGCATTTGGCTGGATGGCACACATTCAACACGTTGCCGTTCTCTGGGAAGACCGCCACGGTGGTTGGCGAGGCAGCGCCGGTGCTACCGAAGGGTTTGGAGTGGGCTGGGTTTGTGATGAACTCTAGGATGCTGTGGAAGGAGGCAGAGGGCAAGCCTGATTGGGTGAAGGACCTTGATGCTGTGGGGGAGAATGGGGAGGAGATTGAGAATCCTCTTACTCTCTTGAATGATGCGTCCTATGTTGAGCCGTTGGGGAACTGTGGGAAGAAGGTCCTACTGTGGTGGCTCCGTGTTGAAGCCCGGGCCGACAGCAAGTTTCCACAAGG GTGGGTGATTGAGCCACCGTTGGAAGTTGTTGTTCCCGCCAAGCGCACACCATGGCCAGAAACCACCATGGATGTCTCATCGGAGATGTTAGACGCCAAGCAAGAGCAAGAGGACAGGCAGCTGCCAAGGACCAACAACAGGTCAGCCCGGCCCCGAAGCACCACCACGAAGCGGAAGGGCGACGTCCACAACTGA
- the LOC109749840 gene encoding EH domain-containing protein 1: MEIGGQHPASSCSKEHQKIYRDWFALADSDGDGRITGPDAIKFFAMSSLPRADLKQVWAIADSKRLGYLGFGEFITAMQLVSLAQAGNEISQDSLQREDLISFNPPVMEGLDAQLAKSKHLAKRVDQDMDGFPQAQGPSTNHWFNSKSSKKIPLTAVTSVIDGLKRLYIEKLKPLEVTYKFNDFVSPLLTNSDFDAKPMVMLLGQYSTGKTTFIKHLLKTSYPGAHIGPEPTTDRFVVVMSGPDERTIPGNTLAVQADMPFSGLTTFGTSFLSKFECSQMPHPLLEHITFVDTPGVLSGEKQRTQRSYEFTGVTSWFAAKCDLILLLFDPHKLDISDEFKRVIGSLRGHDDKIRVVLNKADQIDTQQLMRVYGALMWSLGKVLNTPEVSRVYIGSFNDKPVKESAVGPIGKELFEKEQDDLLSDLKDIPKKACDRRINEFVKRARAAKIHAYIIGHLKNQMPTMMGKAKAQQKLIDNLEGEFAKVQREHHLPAGDFPYVEHFREALGGYSIDRFEKVKPKMIQAVDDMLGYDIPELLKNFRNPYE; this comes from the exons ATGGAGATCGGGGGGCAGCACCCGGCGAGCAGCTGCTCCAAGGAGCACCAGAAGATCTACCGCGACTGGTTCGCCCTCGCCGACTCAG ATGGCGACGGCCGCATCACCGGCCCCGACGCCATCAAGTTCTTCGCCATGTCCAGCCTCCCCCGCGCCGACCTCAAGCAG GTCTGGGCCATCGCCGACTCCAAGCGGCTGGGGTACCTCGGCTTCGGCGAATTCATCACCGCGATGCAG CTCGTCTCTCTGGCGCAAGCGGGGAACGAGATATCCCAGGACAGCCTTCAGCGCGAAG ATCTAATCAGCTTCAATCCCCCAGTGATGGAGGGTTTGGATGCTCAACTTGCC AAATCCAAGCATCTGGCAAAGAGGGTCGATCAGGATATGGATG GATTTCCTCAGGCACAGGGACCTTCTACTAACCATTGGTTCAACTCGAAGTCATCCAAGAAG ATACCCCTGACTGCTGTTACTTCTGTCATTGATGGTTTAAAAAGACTATACATCGAAAAATTGAAGCCTTTGGAAGTTACATACAAATTCAATGATTTTGTGTCCCCTTTACTG ACAAACAGTGATTTTGATGCAAAGCCAATGGTTATGCTCTTAGGTCAATATTCTACAGGGAAAACTACTTTCATCAAGCATCTGCTAAAAACAAGCTATCCAG GTGCCCATATTGGACCGGAGCCGACAACCGACAGATTTGTTGTTGTCATG TCAGGACCTGATGAAAGGACTATCCCTGGGAATACTTTAGCTGTTCAAGCAGATATGCCTTTTAGTGGTCTCACAACATTTGGGACTTCGTTTTTGTCCAAGTTCGAATGCTCTCAGATGCCACATCCA CTACTAGAGCATATCACATTTGTCGACACACCTGGTGTTCTTTCTGGTGAAAAGCAACGGACACAACGTAGCTATGAATTCACAGGTGTTACATCATGGTTTGCTGCCAAGTGTGACCTTATCCTGCTTCTGTTTGATCCTCATAAGCTTGATATCAGCGATGAGTTTAAACGTGTCATCGGATCTTTACGTGGACATGATGACAAAATACGTGTAGTTCTAAACAAGGCCGACCAAATTGACACTCAACAG CTTATGAGAGTGTATGGTGCACTTATGTGGTCTCTTGGTAAAGTATTGAATACCCCTGAGGTGTCTCGCGTTTATATTGG ATCGTTCAATGATAAACCAGTAAAGGAATCAGCTGTTGGCCCGATCGGAAAGGAACTATTTGAGAAAGAGCAGGATGATCTCCTTTCTGATCTAAAAGATATACCAAAGAAAGCTTGTGACCGCAGG ATCAATGAATTCGTCAAACGTGCTAGAGCTGCCAAGATACATGCTTATATAATTGGGCATCTAAAGAATCAGATGCCTACGATGATGGGGAAAGCTAAAGCCCAGCAGAAACTTATAGACAATTTGGAGGGCGAGTTTGCAAAG GTGCAAAGGGAGCATCATCTTCCAGCAGGGGATTTCCCTTACGTGGAGCACTTCAGAGAAGCATTGGGCGGGTACAGCATCGACAGGTTCGAGAAGGTGAAGCCCAAGATGATCCAGGCGGTGGACGACATGCTCGGGTACGACATCCCGGAGCTGCTCAAGAACTTCAGGAACCCTTACGAGTGA